One stretch of Tepiditoga spiralis DNA includes these proteins:
- a CDS encoding ABC transporter ATP-binding protein codes for MTKLFRYLKPFAFIILLAILFVSVRSLSDLALPDYMSKIVNVGIQQNGIENSVPIAIRKSTVDKLSLFLSTNEKKELSKNYIYIDKTKKEYAIYLKKYPILKKEPIYVLKNNDSKTLEPLKKIFGKGFLAIEGIEKLKENEKDGFIDLNGTKIPAKLNIYSFLSFLPETQRIEMANSMNEKFTSLGDNMVNQAAVSYLKKEYDAVGINTSKLQSKYIINTGLFMLLLSLLSGISTILVGFLAAKTAAGVAKNLRRDVFSKVQKFSNAEFDKFSTSSLITRTTNDITQIQQVVFMIIRILFYAPIIGIGGVFKALQKSASMSWIIALAVLVLLGLILIVFSVAFPKFKIVQKLIDKLNLVARENLSGLMVIRAFNTQKFEEKRFDKANLDLTNVSLFVNRIMVVMMPAMMLIMNGVSILIVWVGAHQIANSSMQVGDMMAFMQYAMQIIFSFLMLAIMFIMVPRASVSGQRIAKVLETDASIKDPENPKNLDEAKGEIEFKNVSFKYNGAEENMLKNITFKAKPKQTTAIVGSTGSGKTTLINLILRFYDATEGEILIDGINIKDLKQSELRKQIGYVPQKGILFSGTIKSNLKYANENSTDEDIVKTAKIAQAMEFIEKSPKKFDTEISQGGSNVSGGQKQRLSIARTILKKPKIYIFDDSFSALDFKTAAQLKRDLKEETKNSTVIIVAQRISTVKNSDQIIVLDEGKIVGIGTHDYLMKNCVPYQEIALSQLSREELA; via the coding sequence ATGACAAAACTTTTTAGGTATTTAAAACCTTTTGCTTTTATCATATTACTTGCTATTTTGTTTGTTTCTGTTAGATCATTGAGTGATTTGGCATTACCAGATTATATGTCAAAGATAGTAAATGTTGGAATACAGCAAAATGGAATAGAAAATTCTGTTCCAATAGCAATTAGAAAAAGTACAGTAGATAAATTAAGTTTATTTTTGTCTACAAATGAAAAAAAAGAACTTTCTAAGAATTACATTTATATTGATAAAACCAAAAAAGAGTATGCAATATATTTAAAAAAATATCCAATTTTAAAAAAAGAGCCTATTTATGTATTGAAAAATAATGATTCAAAAACATTAGAACCATTAAAAAAAATATTTGGAAAAGGTTTTTTAGCTATTGAAGGAATAGAAAAGCTAAAAGAAAATGAAAAAGATGGTTTTATAGATTTAAATGGTACAAAAATACCTGCTAAGTTAAATATATATTCATTTTTATCATTTTTGCCTGAAACTCAAAGAATTGAAATGGCAAATTCAATGAATGAAAAATTTACCTCTCTTGGAGATAATATGGTAAATCAAGCAGCGGTTTCTTATTTAAAAAAAGAATATGATGCAGTTGGAATAAATACTTCTAAACTTCAAAGTAAATATATAATAAATACTGGTTTATTTATGCTTTTGCTATCGTTATTGAGTGGAATAAGTACAATTTTAGTTGGATTCTTAGCGGCAAAAACGGCAGCTGGAGTGGCAAAAAATTTAAGAAGAGATGTTTTTTCAAAGGTTCAAAAATTTTCAAATGCTGAATTTGACAAATTTTCTACTTCTTCTTTGATTACAAGAACTACAAATGATATTACACAGATACAACAAGTTGTTTTTATGATAATAAGAATACTATTTTATGCACCTATAATAGGTATAGGTGGAGTTTTTAAAGCTCTTCAAAAGAGTGCTTCAATGTCTTGGATAATAGCTCTTGCCGTTTTAGTATTACTTGGTTTGATTTTAATCGTATTTTCTGTAGCTTTTCCAAAGTTTAAAATAGTTCAAAAATTAATAGATAAATTGAACTTAGTTGCAAGAGAAAATTTATCTGGTCTTATGGTTATAAGAGCATTCAATACACAAAAATTTGAAGAAAAAAGATTTGATAAGGCTAATTTAGATTTAACAAATGTTTCTCTTTTTGTAAATCGTATAATGGTAGTTATGATGCCTGCAATGATGTTAATTATGAATGGAGTTTCAATTTTAATAGTTTGGGTTGGAGCACATCAAATAGCTAATTCAAGCATGCAGGTTGGAGATATGATGGCTTTTATGCAATATGCTATGCAAATTATTTTTTCATTTTTAATGTTAGCAATTATGTTTATAATGGTGCCAAGAGCTTCTGTATCTGGTCAACGTATTGCTAAAGTATTAGAAACAGATGCTTCTATAAAAGATCCTGAAAATCCAAAAAATTTAGATGAAGCTAAAGGTGAAATAGAATTTAAAAATGTTTCATTCAAATACAATGGTGCAGAAGAAAACATGTTAAAAAATATAACTTTTAAAGCTAAACCAAAACAAACAACTGCAATAGTTGGATCAACTGGTTCTGGAAAAACAACATTGATAAATTTAATCCTCAGATTTTATGATGCAACCGAAGGAGAAATATTAATTGATGGAATTAATATTAAAGATTTAAAACAGAGTGAATTGAGAAAACAAATAGGTTATGTTCCTCAAAAAGGAATTTTATTTAGTGGAACTATAAAGTCTAACTTAAAGTATGCAAATGAAAATTCTACTGACGAAGATATTGTTAAAACAGCAAAAATAGCACAAGCTATGGAATTTATTGAAAAAAGTCCTAAAAAATTTGATACAGAAATATCACAAGGCGGATCTAATGTTTCTGGAGGTCAAAAACAAAGATTATCTATTGCTCGTACAATTTTAAAGAAACCAAAAATATATATCTTTGATGATAGTTTTTCTGCATTAGATTTTAAAACTGCAGCTCAATTAAAAAGAGATTTGAAAGAAGAAACAAAGAATAGTACAGTTATAATAGTAGCTCAACGTATTTCAACTGTAAAGAATTCAGATCAAATTATCGTATTAGATGAAGGGAAAATAGTTGGAATTGGAACTCACGATTATTTAATGAAAAATTGTGTACCTTATCAAGAAATTGCATTATCCCAGTTATCAAGGGAGGAATTAGCATGA
- a CDS encoding efflux RND transporter permease subunit — translation MNKFANFIIKNHKRIILVSIVLTVVMSFFITKLIIKPGMIDLLPANNSYVKVYNKASKTFNGIDSIIVGINGNEKDIINYINNVSEKIKTLEDTDNVISKMPLEFISKNLILFSNDLEQEYLKQILTSDSLVSFFHALNKSFEEPKKGYKIDNQSKKQFKSIIKNLTVLLNSINENKNIEKNTKNFLLGSEYMISNDGKMGIFIINPSIDSNDIFKIVNFVNTVEKIIKENALKYNVKADITGTYVISRDEMETSDRDMAVSTIVSLILILIIFILGFKIFRYTILSVVPLLIGILWSLGLTYFLIGSLNIMTMMMASILMGLGIDYSIHIISIFLEYRNEGYNIEDSIRQIYLKSVRGIISGSVTTAIGFGLFAFSSFPAFKEFGIVLSLGIISILIASILILPSLLMIYGNKFKQSKSYNININIKKIRLPALIITIVLLVLSFYKIGNVSFETNMMKIEAKGLKSLELNQKLIEKFELSSDNTIFINDSLEDARRLKKQLTKLETVSMIDSIVDYIPEKTLQNSRLNYSKAIKNYNSQIEKIDISKLRKELSLLNVNLLKSSLALRALKENKLADSLLNLMKSNIVNKISKQSSLTLLNAEKKINSVLFNIKNNLNTKNFITINSIPENIKENYYNNGLYLTTVYPSGDIWKYDFQKKYFNDLNKIKDKEVSGTGLIFLKVIELSGKEGGKILIATIIAIYFVLLLDLRNFKYSIIATLPMILSVIILLGIMGWFNIKFNVVNIIAFPLIIGIGVDDGIHLIHRYKIEKSLSKALKSTGKAITLTTLTTVAAFGSFMLAKYRGFVGLGLIFTIGITLSYLITIFTVTSIISYIDKVGE, via the coding sequence ATGAACAAATTTGCAAATTTTATTATTAAAAATCACAAACGTATTATTTTAGTTTCAATTGTTTTAACTGTTGTTATGTCTTTTTTTATAACTAAACTAATTATAAAACCTGGTATGATAGATCTTCTTCCAGCAAATAATAGTTATGTTAAAGTTTACAATAAAGCATCAAAAACATTTAATGGAATAGATAGTATAATAGTTGGAATAAATGGAAATGAAAAAGATATTATTAATTACATAAACAATGTTTCAGAAAAAATTAAAACTTTAGAAGACACAGATAATGTAATATCAAAAATGCCTTTAGAATTTATATCAAAAAATTTAATATTATTTTCAAATGATTTAGAACAAGAATATTTAAAACAAATTTTAACTTCTGATTCTCTTGTATCATTTTTTCATGCATTAAATAAGTCTTTTGAAGAACCAAAAAAAGGATATAAAATTGATAATCAATCTAAAAAACAATTTAAGTCAATAATAAAAAATCTTACTGTTCTCTTAAATTCAATAAATGAAAATAAAAATATAGAAAAAAATACTAAAAATTTTTTATTGGGATCTGAATATATGATTTCAAATGATGGGAAAATGGGTATTTTTATAATAAATCCATCCATAGATTCAAATGATATTTTTAAAATTGTTAATTTTGTAAATACTGTAGAAAAAATAATAAAAGAAAATGCTTTAAAATACAATGTAAAAGCAGATATAACTGGTACATATGTTATTTCAAGAGATGAAATGGAAACTTCTGATAGAGATATGGCTGTTTCTACTATTGTATCTTTAATTTTAATTTTAATAATTTTTATTTTAGGATTTAAGATTTTTAGATATACTATTTTATCTGTGGTACCATTATTAATAGGAATTTTATGGTCTCTTGGACTTACTTACTTTCTTATTGGTTCATTAAATATTATGACGATGATGATGGCTTCAATTTTAATGGGACTTGGAATTGATTATTCAATACATATTATTTCTATTTTTCTTGAATATAGAAATGAAGGATATAATATAGAAGATTCTATAAGACAAATTTATTTAAAAAGTGTTCGAGGAATAATATCTGGTTCTGTAACAACAGCGATTGGATTTGGATTATTTGCTTTTAGTAGTTTCCCAGCTTTTAAGGAATTTGGAATTGTTTTATCTCTTGGAATAATATCTATATTAATAGCTTCAATTTTAATTTTACCTTCATTGTTAATGATATATGGAAATAAATTTAAACAATCTAAAAGCTATAATATAAATATAAATATTAAAAAAATTAGACTCCCAGCATTAATTATAACTATTGTATTATTAGTTTTATCTTTTTATAAAATCGGAAATGTTAGTTTTGAAACTAACATGATGAAAATAGAAGCAAAAGGTTTAAAAAGTTTAGAATTAAACCAAAAATTAATTGAAAAGTTTGAATTATCTTCTGATAATACAATATTTATTAATGATTCTTTAGAAGATGCTCGAAGATTAAAAAAACAGCTGACTAAACTTGAAACAGTGTCTATGATAGATAGTATTGTGGATTATATACCAGAAAAAACCTTACAAAATTCAAGATTAAATTATTCAAAAGCTATAAAAAATTATAATTCTCAAATTGAGAAAATTGATATTAGTAAGTTAAGAAAAGAACTCTCATTATTAAATGTTAATTTATTAAAATCTTCATTGGCTTTAAGAGCATTAAAAGAAAATAAATTAGCTGATTCATTATTGAATTTAATGAAAAGTAATATAGTAAATAAAATAAGTAAACAAAGCTCATTAACCCTTTTAAATGCAGAGAAAAAAATAAATTCTGTTTTATTCAATATAAAAAATAATTTAAATACAAAAAATTTTATAACCATAAATTCAATTCCAGAAAATATAAAAGAAAATTATTATAATAATGGATTATATCTAACAACAGTTTATCCATCTGGAGATATATGGAAATATGATTTTCAAAAAAAATATTTTAATGACTTAAATAAAATTAAAGATAAAGAAGTTAGCGGAACTGGATTAATATTTTTAAAAGTTATAGAATTATCTGGAAAAGAAGGAGGTAAAATACTTATAGCAACAATAATTGCCATTTACTTTGTATTATTATTAGACTTAAGAAATTTTAAATATTCAATAATTGCAACACTTCCTATGATATTATCTGTTATAATATTACTTGGAATTATGGGATGGTTTAATATAAAATTTAATGTAGTAAATATAATTGCTTTTCCATTAATTATTGGTATAGGCGTTGATGATGGAATACATTTAATTCATAGATATAAAATAGAAAAAAGTTTGTCTAAAGCTTTAAAAAGTACTGGAAAAGCTATAACTTTAACTACATTAACAACAGTTGCTGCTTTTGGTTCTTTTATGCTTGCAAAGTATCGAGGGTTTGTTGGCTTAGGATTAATATTTACAATTGGAATCACTTTGAGTTATTTAATAACTATTTTTACAGTTACATCTATTATAAGTTATATTGATAAAGTAGGTGAATAG
- a CDS encoding C45 family autoproteolytic acyltransferase/hydolase: protein MKKIALSISFVILLILVYIGYLFLPINYTVDKIQNKNFKIEKYGNIKVVYLSGNYEEIGYQHGLALKDDIHSMELKLKNIMKDTNFFENIAIRYTLKSYFKNIPVKYKKEMAEISKASKVSLDTIILLNVYDEIYNLYGCTNAAIWGKNTENGEIIHGRNLDYMYVESIWDSNVLFVYDIKDENGFLSLNFPGIIGVLTGTNDKGISLGSMTSESVNESSSGIPTGILYRMILEKSNNVDDVEKILRSTKRTIGNNLMIGSKKDKKAVVFEFDSKYLEKIENDNIITSTNHFTKLKNKKLDYLKDTKTRKEEAYSKLNHEKLSAKDMIDVLRFREGDNPICKWGTVQSVVFLPTSSQIYVAANDSPYAPTGRYFKFKYENNQLSYLKTVDYIDDYLDYISYISKENLKSGKWKKEKILSILNSFLKYKDIKNVWKKQDIIFYLDDVGLKNEAQKYIKDVIDYMNDNKIKYENSKNKKDYSEVKENYIYSLMVLTQVYNERKEYEKVRKYANIGLNIENSYEDEFFKSILTSTNKK from the coding sequence ATGAAAAAGATAGCGTTAAGTATTAGTTTTGTGATTTTATTAATTTTAGTATATATTGGATATTTATTTTTACCAATAAATTATACTGTTGATAAAATTCAAAATAAAAATTTTAAAATAGAAAAATATGGGAACATAAAAGTAGTTTATTTATCTGGTAATTATGAAGAAATTGGATATCAGCATGGATTAGCTTTAAAAGATGATATACATTCTATGGAATTAAAATTAAAAAATATAATGAAAGATACTAATTTTTTTGAAAATATTGCAATTAGATATACATTAAAAAGTTATTTTAAAAATATTCCAGTAAAATATAAAAAAGAAATGGCTGAAATATCAAAAGCTTCTAAAGTATCATTAGATACCATAATTTTATTGAATGTTTATGATGAAATTTATAATTTATATGGATGTACTAATGCAGCTATATGGGGAAAGAATACAGAGAATGGAGAAATCATTCATGGAAGAAATTTAGATTATATGTATGTTGAATCAATCTGGGATTCAAATGTTTTGTTTGTTTATGATATAAAAGATGAAAATGGATTTTTATCATTGAATTTTCCTGGTATAATAGGAGTTTTGACTGGAACGAATGATAAAGGAATTAGTTTGGGATCTATGACATCGGAATCTGTTAATGAATCAAGTTCAGGTATTCCAACTGGTATTTTATATAGAATGATACTTGAAAAATCAAATAATGTTGATGATGTAGAAAAGATATTAAGATCAACAAAAAGAACAATTGGTAATAATTTAATGATAGGAAGTAAAAAAGATAAAAAAGCAGTTGTTTTTGAATTTGATTCAAAATATCTTGAAAAAATAGAAAATGATAATATAATTACATCCACAAATCATTTTACAAAGCTAAAAAACAAAAAATTAGATTATTTAAAAGATACAAAAACAAGAAAAGAAGAAGCTTATTCAAAATTAAATCATGAAAAATTAAGTGCTAAAGATATGATAGATGTATTAAGATTTAGAGAAGGAGATAATCCAATATGTAAATGGGGAACTGTTCAAAGCGTTGTTTTTCTTCCAACTTCAAGTCAAATTTATGTAGCAGCTAATGATTCTCCATATGCACCAACTGGAAGATATTTTAAATTTAAATATGAAAACAATCAATTAAGTTATTTAAAAACTGTTGATTATATAGATGACTATTTAGATTATATATCATATATTTCAAAGGAAAATTTGAAATCAGGAAAATGGAAAAAAGAAAAAATACTATCGATTTTAAATTCATTTTTAAAGTATAAAGATATAAAGAATGTTTGGAAAAAACAAGATATTATTTTTTATTTAGATGATGTTGGATTAAAAAATGAAGCACAAAAATATATTAAAGATGTAATAGATTATATGAATGATAATAAAATTAAATATGAAAATAGTAAAAATAAAAAAGATTATTCGGAAGTAAAAGAAAATTATATATATTCACTTATGGTTTTAACACAAGTTTATAATGAAAGAAAAGAATATGAAAAAGTTCGTAAATATGCAAATATTGGATTAAATATAGAAAACAGTTATGAAGATGAATTTTTTAAAAGTATTCTTACTTCTACAAATAAAAAATAA
- a CDS encoding EFR1 family ferrodoxin (N-terminal region resembles flavodoxins. C-terminal ferrodoxin region binds two 4Fe-4S clusters.): protein MNIKIIDFYYFSGTGNTYLIVEKAKKVFEKNNFKVNLYRLEKSNPKNIDVSHIIGLAFPVAVQSTYPFVWDFVKNFPNVENTDIFMLDTLEMFSGAVVGPMKRILLKKGFNPIGAYEFKMPSNFLSKKEINNKKIKGSLSQVETYISSIINNKSKWGRNPILSDLLYYLVSNKVVWKVISKYISPKVDENKCVSCGLCEKICPVNNITVDKYPVFNDSCQACMRCITYCPSDAISTKKNDKNFYKALPIQKIISGGVK from the coding sequence ATTAATATTAAAATAATAGACTTTTATTATTTTTCTGGGACAGGAAATACTTATTTAATTGTTGAAAAAGCAAAAAAAGTATTTGAAAAAAATAACTTTAAAGTTAATTTATATAGATTAGAAAAATCAAATCCAAAAAATATTGATGTTTCTCATATAATTGGATTAGCCTTTCCAGTTGCAGTTCAAAGTACCTATCCATTTGTTTGGGATTTTGTTAAAAATTTTCCAAATGTTGAAAACACTGATATATTTATGTTAGATACTCTTGAAATGTTTTCGGGTGCAGTTGTTGGTCCTATGAAAAGAATTTTATTAAAAAAGGGATTCAACCCAATAGGGGCATATGAATTTAAAATGCCAAGTAATTTTCTTTCAAAAAAAGAAATTAATAATAAAAAAATAAAAGGTTCATTATCTCAAGTAGAAACATATATAAGTTCTATAATAAATAATAAATCAAAGTGGGGTAGAAATCCAATTTTATCAGATCTTCTTTATTATTTAGTTTCTAATAAAGTGGTTTGGAAAGTTATTTCAAAATATATATCCCCAAAAGTAGATGAAAATAAATGTGTTTCTTGTGGACTGTGTGAAAAAATTTGTCCTGTAAATAATATAACTGTTGACAAATATCCTGTTTTTAATGATTCGTGTCAAGCGTGTATGAGATGTATAACTTATTGCCCATCTGATGCAATTTCCACTAAAAAAAATGATAAAAATTTTTATAAAGCTTTGCCTATACAGAAAATAATATCTGGAGGTGTAAAATGA
- a CDS encoding 4Fe-4S dicluster domain-containing protein — MKDWKIYYEEMKSKTNYTIDYPICGGAGECITACPRGKEIWKFKTMKVSLMGIDKRIRKRPVMIHPELCLNCNSCIMACPTGALRNKEKTIKSRFFSVFYNTLRLPFKKKYNLKFLSTEEHKKAFLENNKKLGKE, encoded by the coding sequence ATGAAAGATTGGAAAATTTATTATGAAGAAATGAAATCTAAAACAAATTATACAATTGATTATCCAATTTGTGGTGGAGCTGGTGAGTGTATAACAGCTTGTCCAAGAGGAAAAGAAATATGGAAATTTAAAACCATGAAAGTATCTTTAATGGGTATTGATAAAAGAATTAGAAAGCGTCCCGTAATGATTCATCCAGAACTATGCTTGAATTGTAACTCCTGTATAATGGCTTGTCCAACGGGTGCATTAAGAAATAAAGAAAAAACTATAAAAAGTAGATTTTTTTCAGTTTTCTATAATACATTAAGGCTACCTTTTAAAAAAAAGTATAATTTAAAATTTTTATCAACAGAAGAACATAAAAAAGCTTTTTTAGAAAACAATAAAAAATTAGGAAAGGAGTAA
- a CDS encoding ABC transporter ATP-binding protein → MSEKTQRRRGGFGHGPGGIMRGGEKAKNFKKTMKQLIAYLSPFKFSFIIVFIFAVLSTIFTIVGPKILGKATTKLFEGIMGKITGTGNGIDFAYIGNIILLLAGLYLISALFSYIQGWIMSSVSMKVTYKLRKEISEKINRLPLKYFDKTTQGEVLSRITNDVDTVSQTLNQSLTQLITSFTAVVGVLIMMLSISWQMTLIALAIIPVSFMLIIGIIKQSQKYFKQQQDYLGHVNGHIEEMYGGHIIMKTFNGEEKSIKKFDKYNNVLYGAAWKSQFLSGLMMPIMSFVGNLGYVAISVLGGYLASKKALEVGDIQAFIQYVRSFTQPITQLANISNILQQTAASSERVFEFLDEEEEIEEIKNPAKIPEVHTGVEFKNVHFGYTDKIVIKNFSTSVKAGQRIAIVGPTGAGKTTIVKLLMRFYDVNDGEILVDGNNIKNYKRNDLRSLFGMVLQDTWLYNGSIMDNIRYGRLDATNEEVIKAAKMAHVDSFVHNLPKGYDMILNEETSNISQGEKQLITIARAILADPKILILDEATSSVDTRTEVKIQKAMNNLMKDRTSFIIAHRLSTIRDADLILVMNEGDIVEQGKHKELLTRKGFYANLYNSQFENAEIS, encoded by the coding sequence ATGAGTGAAAAAACACAAAGAAGAAGAGGTGGCTTTGGACACGGACCTGGTGGAATTATGAGAGGTGGAGAAAAAGCCAAAAACTTTAAAAAAACTATGAAACAATTAATTGCATACTTAAGTCCTTTTAAATTTTCATTCATAATTGTTTTTATTTTTGCAGTGCTTAGTACAATTTTTACAATAGTAGGCCCTAAAATTTTAGGAAAAGCTACTACAAAGTTATTTGAAGGAATAATGGGAAAAATAACTGGTACTGGGAATGGAATAGATTTTGCATATATTGGCAATATAATACTCTTGCTTGCAGGACTATATTTAATAAGTGCATTGTTTAGTTATATTCAAGGATGGATAATGTCAAGTGTATCTATGAAGGTTACTTATAAATTACGTAAAGAAATTTCTGAAAAAATAAATAGATTACCTTTAAAATATTTTGATAAAACAACACAAGGTGAAGTTCTTTCAAGAATAACAAATGATGTTGATACAGTAAGTCAAACATTAAATCAAAGTTTAACACAGTTAATTACTTCATTTACAGCTGTTGTTGGTGTATTAATAATGATGTTGAGTATAAGTTGGCAAATGACTTTAATAGCACTTGCAATAATTCCTGTATCTTTTATGTTGATTATAGGTATAATAAAACAATCTCAAAAATATTTTAAACAACAACAAGATTATTTGGGTCATGTTAATGGTCATATTGAAGAAATGTATGGCGGACACATAATAATGAAAACTTTTAATGGAGAAGAAAAAAGTATTAAAAAGTTTGATAAATATAATAATGTGTTGTATGGTGCAGCATGGAAATCTCAATTTTTATCAGGATTGATGATGCCAATAATGTCTTTTGTTGGAAATTTAGGATATGTAGCAATAAGTGTTCTTGGAGGATATTTAGCTTCAAAAAAAGCTTTGGAAGTTGGAGATATACAGGCTTTCATTCAATATGTAAGGTCTTTTACTCAGCCAATAACACAACTTGCAAATATTTCAAATATTTTACAGCAAACTGCGGCTTCATCAGAACGTGTTTTTGAATTTTTAGATGAAGAAGAAGAAATTGAAGAAATAAAAAATCCAGCAAAAATACCAGAAGTTCATACAGGTGTTGAATTTAAAAATGTACATTTTGGATATACTGATAAAATAGTAATTAAGAATTTTTCTACATCTGTAAAAGCAGGTCAAAGAATTGCAATAGTAGGTCCAACTGGTGCTGGTAAGACAACAATAGTAAAATTATTAATGCGCTTTTATGATGTAAATGATGGCGAGATATTAGTTGATGGAAATAACATAAAAAATTATAAGAGAAATGATTTACGTTCACTTTTTGGTATGGTATTGCAAGATACATGGCTATACAATGGAAGTATAATGGATAATATACGATATGGAAGACTTGATGCAACAAATGAAGAAGTAATAAAAGCAGCTAAAATGGCTCATGTAGATAGCTTTGTTCACAATTTACCAAAAGGTTACGATATGATTTTAAATGAAGAAACAAGCAATATTTCTCAAGGAGAAAAGCAATTAATTACAATAGCAAGAGCTATTCTTGCAGATCCTAAAATATTAATACTTGATGAGGCTACAAGCTCTGTTGATACTCGTACTGAAGTCAAAATACAAAAGGCAATGAATAATTTAATGAAAGATAGAACGAGTTTTATAATTGCTCATCGTTTATCTACAATAAGAGATGCTGATTTAATATTGGTAATGAATGAAGGAGATATAGTAGAACAAGGAAAACATAAAGAACTTCTTACAAGAAAAGGTTTTTATGCAAATCTTTATAACAGTCAATTTGAAAATGCTGAAATATCTTAA
- a CDS encoding TetR/AcrR family transcriptional regulator, translating to MEKIKTYDKIIFSAFEEFSNSGYNGTSINQIIKKANVSKGALYHYFKSKEDLFLKTIEFFSKQIMNGFSEYIPLTLEDIKNFGFESLKMYKENIQIQKFTLEVMIESSRNNSVKMKLNDLMNMFMNLFENLFKEYKKMGLLKKDTDTKLISQKTFILLDSLGLYISFDFKIEYEKIWNDFIDNELSRYWTK from the coding sequence TTGGAAAAAATAAAAACTTATGATAAAATAATTTTTTCAGCTTTTGAAGAATTTTCAAATTCTGGATATAATGGAACTAGTATAAATCAAATAATAAAAAAAGCTAATGTTTCTAAAGGTGCTTTATATCATTATTTTAAAAGTAAAGAAGATTTGTTTTTAAAAACAATAGAGTTCTTTTCTAAACAAATAATGAATGGTTTTAGTGAATATATTCCATTGACTTTAGAAGATATTAAAAACTTTGGGTTTGAATCTTTAAAAATGTATAAAGAAAATATTCAAATACAAAAATTCACTTTGGAAGTAATGATAGAATCTTCAAGAAATAATTCTGTAAAAATGAAATTAAATGATTTAATGAATATGTTTATGAATTTATTTGAAAATTTATTTAAAGAATATAAAAAAATGGGATTATTAAAAAAAGATACTGATACAAAATTGATTTCACAAAAAACATTTATATTACTCGATTCCCTTGGTTTATACATTTCTTTTGACTTTAAAATTGAATATGAAAAAATATGGAATGATTTTATTGATAATGAATTATCAAGATATTGGACAAAATAA
- a CDS encoding MarR family winged helix-turn-helix transcriptional regulator, with protein sequence MNEVEKGIKAVKYLKNIMNHMRNKIKQNFEEFNLTGPQGMLIGTLAKHKKMKISDLSKELGLSNSTISGIVDRLEKQKMVERIRSEKDRRVVYVTITKDFQKEFQKSFENIEKNFEIMMNNASSEDINSILDGLEKLEKLLKTEE encoded by the coding sequence ATGAATGAAGTAGAAAAAGGTATTAAAGCTGTAAAGTATTTAAAAAATATAATGAATCACATGAGAAATAAAATTAAACAAAATTTTGAGGAATTTAACTTAACTGGACCACAAGGTATGCTAATTGGAACTTTAGCAAAACATAAAAAAATGAAAATTAGTGATTTAAGTAAAGAATTAGGTTTATCAAATAGTACTATTTCTGGAATAGTTGACAGATTAGAAAAACAAAAAATGGTTGAAAGAATCCGTAGTGAAAAAGATAGAAGAGTTGTTTATGTAACAATAACTAAAGATTTTCAAAAAGAATTTCAAAAAAGTTTTGAAAATATAGAAAAGAATTTTGAAATAATGATGAATAATGCATCATCCGAAGATATAAATTCAATTCTTGATGGTTTAGAAAAATTAGAAAAATTATTAAAAACTGAAGAGTAG